One Cytobacillus luteolus genomic window carries:
- a CDS encoding YusU family protein, producing the protein MDQKFVEQFEGLLEKYTELMVGENTPELKQKVQMWALYTHIAKSMPALAKHWNETYPDAKEQMKDLIGDIKKLNEEHRANIQNK; encoded by the coding sequence ATGGATCAAAAGTTTGTAGAGCAATTTGAAGGACTGTTAGAGAAATACACTGAACTCATGGTTGGTGAAAATACCCCTGAGTTAAAGCAAAAAGTACAAATGTGGGCATTGTATACGCACATAGCGAAATCCATGCCAGCTTTGGCTAAACACTGGAATGAAACCTATCCAGATGCCAAAGAACAGATGAAAGACCTGATTGGTGATATTAAAAAGCTAAATGAAGAGCATCGAGCGAATATACAGAACAAATGA